The following are from one region of the Paenibacillus sp. JZ16 genome:
- a CDS encoding response regulator — translation MYKVLLVDDEADVREGLVQEIQWEACGFTIEGTAENGREAVELAERLEPEVVITDISMPFQDGLQLASWLREFQPLCKIVILTGYDEFDYARQAITLSVDEYLLKPFSAESFMELLRKIKDKIDLEVAEREDVRQLKEHYRTSLPLLRESFLASLLTRKLPRSIVEEKIRNYELSLNGGCYLAAVMALYPASVDKEQTSSASLRHSGDLDLMLHAMLNIAKELLDPSSLVSAFIYQDSIVLLIANDEREEEAWFSELQLTLDRLLKSILHYLKLPVTIGVGSQVGNLTDLKLSYQGALLALDYRLILGAEKVIFIDDVERPRPEGVRLDELKEQALIRSLKLGTEEELTEAISHIFDELIGASCTIQDVQVYLLEVVTAVLRSAKESGVEIEALFGAGFQLHAEIFKFSGLQEAKAWLQDISLTIRKHIASSRQHAYKDIVEKALQYTREHYIDSELSLQKLCMQLHISTGYFSAVFKREVKMTYVQYLMQLRMETAKELLRSSDLRAFEIAERVGFADPNYFSFCFKKLVGISPKEYRTQARG, via the coding sequence TTGTACAAAGTGCTGTTAGTGGACGATGAAGCCGACGTAAGAGAGGGACTCGTGCAGGAAATCCAGTGGGAAGCCTGCGGATTCACGATCGAGGGAACGGCGGAGAACGGGAGAGAGGCTGTGGAGCTTGCGGAGCGATTGGAGCCGGAAGTTGTCATTACCGATATCAGTATGCCGTTTCAGGATGGGCTCCAGCTGGCCTCATGGCTCAGAGAGTTTCAGCCGCTGTGCAAAATCGTGATCTTAACCGGATACGATGAATTTGATTATGCCCGTCAAGCGATTACGCTCAGCGTGGACGAGTATTTGCTTAAACCTTTCTCAGCCGAAAGCTTTATGGAGCTATTGAGGAAGATCAAGGACAAGATCGATTTGGAGGTTGCAGAGCGCGAGGATGTGCGTCAGTTGAAGGAGCATTACCGCACGAGCCTGCCATTGCTTCGGGAATCGTTTCTTGCGTCGCTGCTCACCCGGAAATTACCCCGCTCGATTGTTGAGGAGAAGATTCGAAATTACGAATTATCTTTGAATGGAGGTTGTTACCTTGCTGCGGTTATGGCCTTATATCCCGCTTCTGTTGATAAGGAGCAAACGTCCTCAGCCTCCCTACGCCATTCTGGAGACTTGGATTTAATGCTGCATGCCATGCTGAACATCGCGAAGGAGCTTCTGGATCCCTCATCTCTTGTAAGCGCATTCATATATCAGGACAGCATTGTGCTGCTGATTGCGAATGATGAGAGGGAGGAAGAAGCGTGGTTTAGCGAGCTGCAGTTGACACTTGACCGTTTATTAAAAAGCATTCTTCATTATTTGAAGCTGCCGGTTACGATTGGAGTGGGCTCACAGGTGGGGAATCTAACAGACCTGAAGCTTTCATATCAGGGTGCGCTGCTGGCGCTCGACTACCGGTTGATTCTGGGTGCCGAGAAAGTCATTTTCATCGATGATGTCGAGCGTCCGAGACCGGAGGGGGTTCGTCTGGATGAATTAAAGGAGCAAGCGCTGATCCGCAGTCTAAAGCTCGGAACCGAAGAGGAATTGACCGAAGCCATTTCGCATATATTCGATGAACTCATTGGCGCCTCATGTACCATTCAGGACGTTCAGGTATACCTTCTGGAGGTTGTAACGGCCGTCTTGCGATCGGCCAAAGAATCCGGGGTTGAGATCGAGGCGTTGTTCGGCGCAGGATTTCAGCTGCATGCGGAGATCTTTAAGTTTTCCGGCTTACAGGAGGCTAAAGCCTGGCTGCAGGACATTAGTTTGACCATACGAAAGCATATTGCCAGCTCCAGGCAGCATGCGTACAAAGACATTGTGGAGAAGGCACTCCAATATACACGGGAGCATTACATTGATTCGGAATTATCTCTGCAGAAGCTGTGCATGCAGCTTCATATTAGTACAGGCTATTTTAGCGCTGTGTTTAAAAGAGAAGTCAAAATGACCTACGTGCAGTATTTGATGCAGCTTCGGATGGAAACGGCTAAGGAGCTTCTTCGATCATCGGATCTTAGAGCCTTCGAAATCGCGGAGCGTGTCGGATTTGCCGATCCGAATTATTTCAGCTTCTGCTTCAAGAAGTTGGTCGGCATCTCGCCCAAGGAATACCGGACACAAGCGAGGGGGTAG
- a CDS encoding MATE family efflux transporter has product MRDMTQGSPIKLIIMFTIPLLIGNIFQQFYNMADTLIVGRTIGVNALAAVGSTGSILFFVIGFAQGLTAGLSIITAQRFGAKDIAGVRKSVGTSIWISLVFTVFLTIVSVIFTRPVLVMMNTPAEILDDAYSYLIVINWGVGAAVLFNLLANLLRALGDSRTPLLFLVVASILNIVLDLLFILVFKMGVAGAGLATVVSQLFSCLLCLLYIHKKVPLLQFKNADWSIDRTFIRRHMWVGFPMGFQASIIAIGAIILQITLNGLGATAVAAYTAAQKIDMLATQPMSSFGITMATFAAQNFGANRIDRIKLGVKQCIWVSGSFSIAVGLLVIFAGPAAVSLFVGHGQGELLSLSRLYFLSNGSTYLLLSLLFIYRFTLQGLGQSFIPTVAGIMELIMRVLAAIFLTAQIGFLGASLANPLAWLGAVIPLGIAYYLSIKRLGTPANPVSIPAQA; this is encoded by the coding sequence ATGAGAGACATGACGCAAGGAAGTCCGATCAAGCTGATCATCATGTTTACGATCCCGCTTTTAATCGGAAATATTTTTCAACAATTTTATAATATGGCGGATACCCTGATCGTTGGGCGCACCATTGGTGTGAACGCACTTGCGGCCGTTGGCTCGACCGGCAGTATTTTGTTTTTTGTCATTGGCTTTGCCCAAGGCTTGACGGCAGGTTTATCCATCATAACGGCGCAGCGTTTTGGCGCCAAGGATATCGCGGGCGTTCGCAAAAGCGTGGGAACGAGTATATGGATTAGCCTTGTATTCACGGTTTTCCTGACCATTGTGAGTGTCATATTCACGAGGCCTGTCCTCGTCATGATGAACACGCCGGCAGAAATCCTGGATGATGCTTATTCGTACTTAATCGTCATAAATTGGGGTGTTGGGGCAGCCGTCCTGTTCAACCTGCTGGCGAACTTGCTCAGAGCGCTTGGGGACAGCCGGACACCGCTTCTATTCTTGGTGGTCGCAAGCATTCTGAATATCGTACTCGATCTGTTATTTATTCTCGTATTCAAGATGGGAGTAGCCGGAGCAGGGCTTGCCACGGTGGTATCGCAGCTGTTCTCCTGCCTGCTCTGCTTGTTATACATTCATAAAAAGGTTCCGCTTCTGCAATTCAAGAATGCTGATTGGTCCATCGATAGGACATTTATACGCCGGCATATGTGGGTCGGTTTCCCGATGGGCTTCCAAGCCTCCATCATTGCAATCGGTGCCATCATTCTTCAGATTACGCTTAACGGTCTTGGGGCAACAGCCGTAGCCGCATATACTGCTGCTCAGAAGATTGACATGCTCGCTACGCAGCCCATGAGTTCCTTTGGCATTACGATGGCGACTTTTGCGGCCCAGAACTTCGGTGCGAATCGCATAGACCGAATCAAGCTTGGAGTTAAACAATGTATATGGGTCTCGGGATCTTTCAGCATCGCCGTGGGGTTGCTGGTTATATTCGCGGGTCCTGCAGCCGTCAGCCTCTTTGTCGGTCATGGACAGGGAGAATTGCTGTCCCTTAGCAGGCTGTATTTCTTATCGAACGGAAGCACCTATTTGCTTCTGTCGCTGTTGTTCATCTACCGCTTCACGCTGCAGGGACTGGGACAGAGCTTTATCCCAACCGTAGCCGGCATCATGGAACTGATCATGCGGGTATTGGCTGCCATCTTCCTGACCGCGCAGATCGGGTTCCTCGGCGCAAGCCTGGCGAACCCGCTGGCTTGGCTCGGAGCCGTCATCCCGCTCGGCATTGCCTACTACCTGAGCATCAAAAGGTTAGGCACGCCTGCTAATCCCGTCTCCATACCGGCCCAGGCGTAA
- the purT gene encoding phosphoribosylglycinamide formyltransferase 2, whose amino-acid sequence MLKTKKILLLGSGELGKEVVIEAQRLGVETVAVDRYADAPAMHVADHSHVLDMLDGEKLRAIIELEKPDLIVPEIEALATSELVRLEEEGYRVIPTARAAKLTMDREGIRRLASEELGLPTAGYRFADTYEEFKQAVLDMGFPCVIKPLMSSSGKGQSVCRCEGDIESCWNMAMEGGRVQNGRVIIEEFITFQSEITLLTVRSVNGTSFCAPIGHIQESGDYIESWQPHNMSDEQMEEAKYIARTITDELGGYGLFGVELFLAADKVYFSEVSPRPHDTGLVTLVTQNLSEFALHVRAILGFPIPEIELITPGASRPLKAARELEDYTITGAEQALAVPNTQLRIFGKPVTKVGRRVAVALSTAGTLEEARSRAKQALDELAIEEA is encoded by the coding sequence ATGTTAAAAACGAAGAAAATACTGCTGCTAGGTTCGGGAGAACTCGGAAAAGAAGTCGTGATTGAGGCCCAGAGACTGGGTGTTGAAACCGTAGCGGTCGATCGTTATGCTGACGCTCCTGCCATGCATGTTGCCGATCACAGCCATGTCCTCGATATGCTGGATGGGGAGAAATTACGCGCAATCATCGAGCTGGAGAAGCCGGACCTGATCGTACCCGAAATCGAGGCGCTCGCTACTTCGGAGCTGGTTAGACTGGAGGAAGAGGGGTACCGGGTTATTCCTACTGCCAGAGCTGCGAAGCTTACGATGGATCGTGAAGGGATTCGCCGGTTGGCTTCCGAGGAGTTGGGACTGCCTACTGCAGGCTATCGATTTGCCGATACTTATGAGGAATTTAAACAGGCTGTCCTGGATATGGGCTTTCCGTGCGTGATAAAACCGCTGATGAGTTCCTCAGGCAAAGGCCAGAGTGTATGCCGCTGCGAAGGGGATATCGAGTCCTGCTGGAACATGGCGATGGAAGGCGGCCGCGTGCAGAACGGCAGAGTGATCATTGAGGAATTCATTACGTTCCAGTCAGAGATCACGCTTTTGACCGTTCGCTCCGTCAATGGAACAAGCTTCTGTGCGCCAATCGGTCATATTCAGGAGAGCGGGGACTATATCGAATCCTGGCAGCCGCACAACATGTCCGATGAGCAAATGGAGGAAGCTAAATATATTGCAAGGACGATTACCGACGAGCTTGGCGGATATGGATTGTTTGGTGTTGAATTGTTCCTTGCTGCGGATAAAGTGTATTTTAGCGAGGTGTCTCCGCGACCGCATGATACCGGCTTGGTTACGCTGGTGACGCAAAATTTATCTGAATTCGCGCTTCACGTCCGTGCCATTCTTGGTTTTCCAATCCCGGAGATCGAATTGATAACGCCGGGAGCCAGTCGTCCGCTGAAAGCTGCGCGAGAGCTGGAGGACTACACAATTACCGGTGCCGAGCAAGCACTGGCTGTTCCGAATACGCAGCTGCGCATTTTTGGGAAACCGGTGACCAAGGTTGGAAGACGGGTCGCAGTTGCGTTGTCAACCGCCGGCACATTAGAGGAAGCGCGTTCGCGTGCGAAGCAGGCTTTGGATGAGCTTGCTATTGAGGAAGCCTAA
- a CDS encoding PAS domain-containing sensor histidine kinase, which yields MLPYSNPNHDFAFEQAVIGMAMISLDGSILKVNSALSDLLGYSQQELTAGAPQEDSSIRALLNQVVWNARAAQNQQQSITQFEYVYHHPSDREVYLSVRISVKEELAQNFRGCLVQFEDRTLLRQLMKQLELKEQKLNEKENSFLQLLEGLPLSVLITKKGIVHYVNPAALRLVNAAHPRDVLGISTDVVVDASHHNKLMKRRAKYAESEEIGSVDYRIRCLDGQEKMVTGFTLIINYEGEKAAVGIFKDITEQQMEEDRVMQSEKLTTAGQLAAGIAHEIRNPLTSINGFVKLLRSAERSNELYFEIIESELKRIELIVNELLVLSKPQSVHVSGPIDVFAIMEQIITLMKVQAALKNIEIIPHYPMAPVFVQGEVNQLKQVFINLLKNAMEAMNQGGTITLDILHNAQEVRIIVQDEGIGMTQEQIQSLGQPFVTTKDTGTGLGLMITKNIIHNHGGTMNVESIPNHGTTFTIHLPAL from the coding sequence GTGCTGCCCTATTCCAACCCCAATCATGATTTTGCCTTTGAACAAGCCGTAATCGGAATGGCAATGATATCGCTTGATGGTTCGATTCTTAAGGTCAATTCGGCACTAAGTGATCTATTGGGATATTCACAGCAGGAGTTAACTGCCGGGGCGCCACAAGAAGATAGCAGCATCCGCGCCTTATTGAATCAAGTGGTTTGGAACGCAAGAGCCGCTCAAAATCAGCAGCAATCCATAACCCAGTTTGAATATGTTTACCATCATCCATCCGATCGTGAAGTATACCTCAGTGTACGTATCAGCGTTAAGGAGGAGCTGGCGCAGAATTTCCGTGGCTGCTTGGTACAGTTTGAAGATCGAACCTTGCTGAGACAACTTATGAAGCAGCTGGAGCTGAAGGAACAGAAGCTAAACGAGAAGGAAAATTCGTTTTTGCAGCTGTTGGAAGGACTCCCCTTATCCGTACTCATAACAAAAAAAGGCATTGTCCACTATGTTAATCCTGCCGCGCTCAGACTTGTTAATGCTGCGCATCCCCGTGACGTCCTCGGGATTTCAACCGACGTGGTAGTCGACGCATCGCACCATAACAAACTGATGAAACGCAGGGCAAAATATGCCGAGAGTGAAGAGATCGGAAGCGTCGATTATCGGATACGCTGTCTGGACGGGCAGGAGAAAATGGTCACGGGATTCACGTTGATCATAAATTATGAAGGCGAGAAAGCGGCCGTCGGGATCTTTAAAGACATCACAGAGCAGCAGATGGAAGAAGATCGCGTGATGCAATCCGAGAAGCTGACCACCGCCGGCCAGTTGGCCGCCGGCATTGCCCATGAAATTCGGAATCCCTTAACTTCGATTAACGGATTCGTAAAATTGCTGCGATCTGCGGAACGAAGCAACGAGCTCTATTTTGAAATCATTGAATCGGAGCTCAAACGCATCGAACTCATTGTCAATGAACTCCTGGTGCTCTCGAAACCGCAGAGCGTTCATGTCAGCGGACCCATCGACGTGTTTGCCATTATGGAACAGATCATTACCCTTATGAAGGTTCAAGCAGCCCTCAAAAATATCGAGATCATCCCTCATTATCCGATGGCACCGGTCTTCGTTCAGGGTGAAGTAAACCAGCTCAAGCAAGTGTTCATCAATCTGCTGAAAAATGCCATGGAAGCGATGAATCAAGGGGGAACCATTACCTTGGACATTTTGCACAACGCTCAAGAGGTTCGAATCATCGTGCAGGACGAAGGGATTGGCATGACGCAGGAACAAATCCAATCCCTGGGGCAGCCCTTTGTTACGACCAAAGACACCGGGACGGGACTCGGACTGATGATTACCAAGAACATTATTCATAATCATGGCGGTACGATGAATGTAGAGAGCATACCCAATCATGGGACAACCTTTACGATCCATTTACCGGCTTTATAA
- a CDS encoding YdcF family protein: MTRNMPAREARGRRKRTVIYVLGVFIGILLIYTLYVGITIWNYAQRTANIPSDAAIVLGAAVWEGKPSPVFQGRIDHALWLYDRQYVDKLIFTGGRSSEDELAESEVARQYAIEHGVPESDILVETASTITEQNLYFANKVGDSAGLSSYLIVSDPLHMKRAMMMVEDMGLEANPSPAARSAYQSLRSKVPFLIREVFYYIGYQLASPFR; this comes from the coding sequence ATGACACGAAATATGCCGGCAAGGGAAGCTCGGGGCAGAAGAAAGCGTACCGTGATTTATGTGTTGGGGGTATTCATTGGAATCCTGTTAATTTATACGCTGTATGTGGGCATCACCATTTGGAATTATGCGCAAAGAACAGCCAATATCCCGTCTGATGCAGCCATCGTGCTGGGGGCTGCTGTATGGGAAGGGAAGCCATCGCCTGTTTTTCAGGGACGCATTGATCATGCGCTATGGCTGTATGACCGGCAGTACGTAGACAAGCTGATATTTACAGGGGGACGCAGTTCGGAGGATGAACTTGCCGAATCGGAAGTTGCCAGGCAGTATGCCATCGAGCATGGTGTTCCGGAGAGTGACATCCTTGTCGAGACGGCTTCGACGATCACGGAGCAGAATCTGTACTTTGCCAATAAGGTAGGAGATTCAGCAGGACTGTCCTCTTACCTCATTGTAAGTGACCCGCTGCATATGAAGCGGGCGATGATGATGGTGGAAGATATGGGATTGGAAGCCAATCCTTCGCCCGCAGCCCGGAGCGCGTATCAGAGCCTGAGAAGCAAAGTTCCTTTTCTAATCAGAGAAGTCTTTTATTACATCGGTTATCAACTGGCTTCACCATTCCGATAA
- a CDS encoding diguanylate cyclase domain-containing protein — MTEQDPLNRELLTEGDYVTDGPIDLTNCEKEPIHIPGFIQPHGVLLAINPIDDYRIAQCSRNTDQFLGISAEALLGQHLEALIGKAQFELMIHRDLQAIATPDLQYINLTIPVGDDPVAFFGIVHESEGLILLELELVSEDTVAFTDDFERIQTFFSRMKRTENRVEASQVACELVKDILGYDRVMLYEFDDHWNGKVVAEAKEQELEPFLGHHYPASDIPRQARELYLRNWLRTIVDVSYTPVEIIPTVQPLTGKPLNLSLSALRSVSPLHIEYLHNMGVGATTTISLIHDNQLWGLITCHHYSRKYVSHRTRNLCNFLGSFFSNELYQRQQLDDYQTELRLRILSARITEIFIGQTDVFHVIEQLDNEEQTLLDLMSATGAVVYYQDNLMLYGTTPTSKQVMELAGWLSAQAEDYTYHSSKLSAEYEPAKAYKDIASGVLYLALSPGQQNYVMWFRPGVVQIVDWAGDPAKAVIQEEDKVRLSPRKSFEKWRQVVEGTSYSWKSQELSVLPQLKSIVRKQTDDQLRQAKEQAIQNARIFRENEERYLQLMGLSPVAFLSLTTAGTIMYCNVQAESLFGAKKPEELLQLEIYKLAREDSRLDLREQIKRMEQNQTQLVSGSGRFVTLEGNGIELEFMLAAIHQGRKSSIMVILREGTAEDGPDRVYSDVLDQLQNYVTTDPLTELPNPLTFEKELSMDWEECVQNKLPLALMMVDIDDFRVYNTLHGLYGGDLCLQWIADALKIIGEPYGASISRYGGGTFILKLKNESPERTYELAEKIRLGVLALSIPKDRSAEDGFMTVSVGAACLTPASMLKFTDLIAETEKAMHIAKSKGKNRVTLYGYDAD, encoded by the coding sequence ATGACGGAACAGGATCCACTAAATCGAGAGCTGCTGACGGAGGGCGATTATGTAACGGATGGACCGATCGACCTGACGAATTGCGAGAAAGAACCTATTCACATTCCAGGATTTATTCAGCCCCATGGCGTACTGCTTGCCATTAACCCTATTGATGACTATAGGATCGCCCAATGCAGCCGAAATACGGATCAGTTCTTAGGCATTAGCGCAGAAGCACTTCTGGGACAGCATTTGGAAGCACTTATTGGAAAGGCCCAATTTGAGCTGATGATTCATCGGGATCTTCAGGCGATCGCCACGCCCGATTTACAGTATATCAATTTAACGATTCCGGTTGGGGATGATCCGGTTGCGTTTTTCGGAATTGTCCACGAAAGCGAAGGGTTGATACTGCTTGAATTGGAGCTGGTATCGGAAGATACCGTAGCCTTTACGGATGATTTTGAAAGGATACAGACGTTCTTCAGTCGCATGAAACGAACCGAGAATCGTGTGGAGGCGAGTCAAGTGGCTTGCGAGCTCGTGAAGGATATTCTCGGATATGACCGCGTGATGCTCTATGAGTTTGATGATCACTGGAACGGAAAAGTGGTTGCCGAAGCTAAAGAGCAGGAGCTGGAGCCTTTTTTGGGACACCATTATCCGGCATCGGATATTCCTAGGCAAGCCCGTGAACTGTATCTAAGAAATTGGCTGCGGACGATTGTTGATGTGAGTTATACGCCGGTCGAGATTATTCCTACGGTACAACCATTGACTGGCAAGCCATTGAATCTCAGTTTATCTGCGCTGCGGAGTGTCTCTCCGCTTCATATCGAATACCTTCATAATATGGGGGTTGGCGCGACAACCACGATTTCCCTTATCCATGACAACCAATTGTGGGGTTTGATTACTTGTCATCACTATAGTAGAAAATATGTATCCCACCGGACCCGCAACCTATGCAACTTTCTGGGCTCCTTTTTCTCCAACGAGCTGTATCAACGACAGCAGCTCGACGATTATCAAACAGAGTTGAGGCTCAGAATTTTATCCGCCCGCATTACCGAAATTTTCATCGGCCAAACCGATGTATTCCATGTTATCGAACAGCTTGACAACGAGGAGCAGACCTTGCTCGATTTAATGAGCGCTACCGGGGCTGTCGTTTATTATCAAGATAATTTGATGCTGTACGGTACGACACCAACTTCGAAGCAAGTCATGGAGCTTGCCGGCTGGTTATCTGCCCAGGCCGAAGATTATACGTACCACAGTTCTAAACTCAGTGCCGAATATGAACCCGCTAAAGCTTATAAGGATATCGCATCAGGTGTATTGTATCTCGCTTTGTCACCAGGCCAACAAAATTATGTCATGTGGTTCAGGCCCGGGGTTGTTCAAATTGTGGATTGGGCCGGCGATCCGGCCAAAGCCGTTATCCAAGAGGAGGATAAGGTCCGTTTATCTCCGCGTAAATCATTCGAAAAATGGAGACAGGTGGTTGAGGGGACCTCATATTCTTGGAAGTCACAGGAGTTAAGCGTTCTCCCGCAATTGAAGTCGATCGTTCGCAAGCAGACGGATGATCAATTAAGGCAAGCAAAAGAACAGGCCATACAGAATGCGAGAATTTTCAGAGAGAACGAAGAACGGTACCTGCAGCTCATGGGCCTGTCGCCTGTCGCTTTCTTGTCACTGACAACGGCAGGTACCATTATGTATTGCAATGTGCAGGCCGAATCGCTGTTCGGTGCAAAGAAACCCGAAGAGCTGCTGCAGCTTGAGATATATAAGTTGGCTAGAGAAGATTCGCGACTTGATCTGAGAGAGCAGATCAAACGGATGGAGCAGAATCAAACCCAGTTAGTATCCGGCAGCGGCAGGTTTGTTACGCTGGAGGGCAACGGGATCGAGCTTGAATTTATGCTGGCTGCTATTCATCAAGGGCGTAAATCCTCCATTATGGTGATTCTGAGAGAAGGTACGGCGGAAGATGGCCCGGATCGGGTATACTCCGATGTGCTGGATCAGCTTCAAAATTATGTGACAACAGACCCGCTGACCGAACTGCCCAATCCGCTGACTTTTGAAAAAGAACTGTCGATGGACTGGGAGGAATGTGTTCAGAATAAGCTGCCTTTAGCCTTGATGATGGTCGATATTGACGACTTCCGGGTATATAATACCCTTCATGGTTTATATGGCGGTGATTTATGTTTGCAATGGATAGCCGATGCCCTGAAAATTATTGGCGAACCCTACGGAGCGTCCATATCACGCTACGGTGGCGGGACCTTTATCCTGAAGCTGAAAAACGAAAGCCCCGAACGTACCTATGAATTGGCTGAGAAGATACGCCTTGGCGTGCTTGCACTCAGCATTCCCAAGGATCGCTCGGCAGAGGATGGGTTTATGACCGTTAGCGTGGGGGCGGCCTGCCTTACACCAGCATCCATGTTAAAGTTCACGGATTTGATCGCGGAGACGGAGAAAGCGATGCATATTGCCAAGAGCAAAGGGAAGAACAGAGTCACGCTGTATGGATATGATGCGGATTAA
- a CDS encoding GNAT family N-acetyltransferase, producing MDIVTERLIIREFEPEDWQDVLQYTSDPVVMHYMPEPVHTEETVKQFLAQNKGDKAHHYAVCLQKEQRVIGHVVFHPWFGEHTYEIGWVFNSTYHRRGYATEAARALLQHGFEVMGLHRIIATCQPENTPSYRVMEKLGMRREGYFQQCIPRGDIWWDEYYYAMLKTEWRTIS from the coding sequence ATGGATATCGTAACGGAAAGATTAATAATTCGCGAGTTTGAACCAGAAGACTGGCAGGATGTTCTGCAATATACATCCGATCCGGTGGTGATGCATTACATGCCTGAGCCTGTGCATACGGAAGAAACAGTAAAACAATTTCTTGCTCAGAACAAGGGCGATAAAGCTCATCATTATGCCGTCTGCCTGCAAAAGGAACAACGGGTGATAGGACATGTGGTGTTTCATCCATGGTTCGGCGAACATACCTATGAAATCGGCTGGGTGTTTAATTCAACCTATCACCGTAGGGGGTATGCCACGGAAGCTGCCAGAGCTTTGCTTCAGCACGGTTTCGAAGTAATGGGGTTGCATCGGATCATTGCGACATGCCAGCCTGAGAATACACCTTCGTATCGGGTGATGGAGAAGCTGGGTATGAGGAGAGAAGGCTATTTTCAACAGTGTATTCCTCGTGGCGATATCTGGTGGGATGAGTATTACTATGCTATGCTGAAGACTGAATGGCGTACAATCTCATAG